One Burkholderia gladioli genomic window, CACGATCGGCGGTTCGTACAACCTGTCCAAGCGCACCCTGCTCGACCTGCAGGCCGCCACGCTGCGCAACAGCAAGACGGCCAACTTCGGCCTGAACGCCAACCCGGCGGGCACGGCGGTCTCGACCGGCAACCCGAAGGCTGGCGGTTCGCAGACCGGCATCTACGCAGGTATCCAGCACCTGTTCTGATCGTCGCGAGACGCATCAGGCATTACAAGACATCGAGTTTCACGCTGCTGCGAGAGGCGCGTATCGGTGCGGTACCCGAAGGGGTATCGCACCGTTTTTTATTTGGTGCGCGCGCAACTTGATGGCATCCCCGACGACAGGCCGGCCTCGCGCCGGCCGTCGCCGTAAACGACAATGGCCCGGCGAACCCGGGCCATGCCGAAACCGGCTCGCCGCGCGAGCCATCGCGAAAACGTCGCTCAGACCGCCGCTTCGTTCTCCTCACCGGTGCGGATGCGGATCACGCGCTCGACGTCGGACACGAAGATCTTGCCGTCGCCGATCTTGCCGGTGCGCGCCGCGCCGATCACGGCGTCGACCACCTGGTCGACCTGGTCGGCCGCCACCACCACCTCGATCTTCATCTTGGGCAGGAAGTCGACCACGTATTCGGCGCCGCGATAGAGCTCGGTATGGCCCTTCTGGCGGCCGAAGCCCTTCACTTCCGTCACGGTAAGGCCCGTCAGGCCGACCTCGGCGAGCGCCTCACGCACTTCGTCGAGCTTGAACGGTTTGATGATGGCGGTAATGCGTTTCATGATGATGCTCCGGGTAAGGGGACGTCCTGGACGGATTCTACGCGCGACGCCCCATCAGTCGATGCGTTCCGTGAAGCGCGAGGTGATCGGGTAGCGCCAGTCGCGGCCGAACGCGCGGTGCGTGACGCGGATCCCGATCGGCGCCTGGCGCCGCTTGTATTCGTTGATCTTGATGAGGCGTGTGACGCGCGTCACGTCGGCTTCGTCGTAACCGGCCGCGACGATCTCGGCCAGCGGCCGGTCCTCCTCCATGTACATGCGCATGATCGCGTCGAGCGCGTCGTAGGACGGCAGGCTGTCCTGGTCGGTCTGGTTCTCGCGCAGCTCGGCCGAAGGCGCGCGCGTGAGGATCCGCTCCGGGATCACCGCCAGCCTGCCGAACTCGGCGGCCGCGTTGCGGTAGTGGCAGAGACGATAGACCAGGGTCTTGGCGATGTCCTTGATCACCGCGAAGCCGCCCGCCATGTCGCCGTAAAGCGTGCAGTAGCCGACCGCCATCTCGCTCTTGTTGCCGGTGGTCAGCACGATCGAGCCGAACTTGTTCGACAGCGCCATCAACAACGTGCCGCGGATCCGCGCCTGGATGTTCTCCTCGGTCGCGTCTTCCTCGCGGCCGGCGAACTCGGCGGCCAGCGAGGCGCGGAACGCGTCGAACATCGGCGCGATCGCGATCTCGTCGTAGCGCACGCCGACGCGACG contains:
- a CDS encoding P-II family nitrogen regulator translates to MKRITAIIKPFKLDEVREALAEVGLTGLTVTEVKGFGRQKGHTELYRGAEYVVDFLPKMKIEVVVAADQVDQVVDAVIGAARTGKIGDGKIFVSDVERVIRIRTGEENEAAV